ACTTTCATAAAAGGAAGAATCTTTTCCAGATAGTTTCCCGTTTCGATATAATTTCTTCCAAATCGTGAGAAATCCTTTACCAGAATACAATTTATTTTACCTGCCCTGACATCATTCATCATCCGTTCAAATGCCGGTCTGTCAAAATTTGTTCCGGTTTTTCCCAGATCAGAATAAATGTCATATACAGCAATTTCATACTCTCTGTCTGGATTTTCATTGTTCTTCTGAATAAATTCTTTTATCAGCGTAACCTGTGTTTCAATAGATTCTGACTTTTTTTCATCACTATCTACGGATAATCTGGCATAAATTGCAGCCACACATACCGGAATCCCAGAAGCTTTTTTCTCTGTGTTTTTCTTATATCTTTTTGCTGTTCTTGCCATTTATCCCACCTCTTTCCTGCACTCTGTTCGATGCTCCGCATAAAACCGTCTTATGACTTTCATTTTCTCAATCATATCCTGATAACGGATATGAATTTTAATCTGTTTGTTTTCATAAATATAGATTTTATCTACGGTCAGTGCCAGTAATGTACGATCCAGTTCTTTGATTTCCAGTGATTTCTTCCAGTCCTCCAACTGAACAGTTGCAGACACTCCACCCTCAAACATTTGCTTTACCAGTTTTTTCTGGTTTTCAATCATCTGCTCCAGTTCTTCACATTTTCTTCCGTAACTTTCCCGAAAATCATCGAACTCTTCTTTGCTGATCAGTCCCTCTTTCAAGTCATCACCTAAAGACGCTTTCAAACTGTAATAACGGTTATATTCTTCCTGCAATTTACTGATCTGCGTATCATAACCGATTACCTGATCGTAACTGACTTTCATCTCACAAAGTTCTTCCATAATCATCTGGTAGTCTACAAAAAGTGCTGTATATGCCTGAATCTCTTTCAAAACAATCCTTTTCAGCACCTCTTCCGGAATACTGTGTCTGGTACAATCTCCACCTTTATTCTTCGTCTGGCAAATATAAAAGGCTTTTTTCTTCCCTTTATACTGATTTACCCTGCGTATCATCGGTGTATGGCAATCTCCGCAAAACACAAAGCCTGAAAAAAAGTTTGCACTGTCCGATGTTTTCGATGCCCTGCCATCATATTGAAGCAGCTTCTGAACCACATCAAAGTCATTCTGCCTGATAATTGCCGGATGTGTATTTTCTACTTTCACCCACTCTGATTCTGGCTTATCCAGGCGTTGCTTTACTTTATAGCTGATTCGTTCCTGCTTGCCTTGTACCATGTTTCCAATGTAAACCTCGTTGGTCAGAATCCTTTTAATCTGCACTGCTGACCATTTCGGTGTGTCTGAGCTGTGAAATCCAGAATTATAATTCTCGC
The sequence above is drawn from the Dorea formicigenerans genome and encodes:
- a CDS encoding recombinase family protein produces the protein MSVARKTLIFQCFQKYRYLTSAFDRPEFKRMTTDIEAGKVNCVIVKDLSRFGREYIEAGRWIEKTYPALNVRFISVTDQFDSKTADFSEKSFVVPIKNFVNESYCRDISGKVRSHQKIKREKGEFIGAFAPYGYCKDPENKNCLVIDSYAADIVRKIFSWKIDGFSLGAIAEKLNVRHVQSPKEYKKANGENYNSGFHSSDTPKWSAVQIKRILTNEVYIGNMVQGKQERISYKVKQRLDKPESEWVKVENTHPAIIRQNDFDVVQKLLQYDGRASKTSDSANFFSGFVFCGDCHTPMIRRVNQYKGKKKAFYICQTKNKGGDCTRHSIPEEVLKRIVLKEIQAYTALFVDYQMIMEELCEMKVSYDQVIGYDTQISKLQEEYNRYYSLKASLGDDLKEGLISKEEFDDFRESYGRKCEELEQMIENQKKLVKQMFEGGVSATVQLEDWKKSLEIKELDRTLLALTVDKIYIYENKQIKIHIRYQDMIEKMKVIRRFYAEHRTECRKEVG